The proteins below are encoded in one region of Planctopirus limnophila DSM 3776:
- the prfB gene encoding peptide chain release factor 2 (programmed frameshift), which yields MDNELIAQSKELTSRILQLRDSLDYDQWQARVAEINEAMSAPDFWDHQEKAQALVTELRNVNGSLKPLQELIDGTEELAVLREFLAEDDSSESRDEMVGLLASLQEKFQQVELKAMMSRPEDPCSAYLQIQAGEGGTDASDWAAMLLRMYTRWAEDRGFETELIEISEAEEAGIRNATLAIRGEYVYGLLRGETGVHRLIRISPFDGAGRRQTSFAAVDVIPEPDDTIDIDINWEDPKIIREDIFRASGAGGQHVNKTSSAIRLTHLPTNTVVQCQNERSQHKNRSWCRKMLVAKLLQLETVKRENEAAHKRGQKSKIGFGGETIRNYVLNPEQFVKDTRTNLKVGTPMPVLDGRIDEFLEAYLRWDMAESA from the exons ATGGATAACGAACTGATTGCACAATCCAAAGAGCTGACATCTCGCATCCTCCAGCTCCGAGACTCTCTT GACTACGATCAGTGGCAGGCACGAGTTGCCGAGATCAACGAAGCCATGTCTGCACCCGATTTCTGGGATCACCAGGAGAAGGCGCAAGCACTGGTGACCGAGCTGCGCAATGTGAATGGGTCTTTGAAACCACTTCAGGAACTCATTGACGGTACTGAAGAACTGGCTGTCTTGCGGGAATTTCTGGCGGAAGATGACTCGTCAGAATCACGTGACGAAATGGTCGGCCTGCTCGCTTCCTTGCAGGAAAAATTCCAGCAGGTCGAACTCAAGGCGATGATGAGTCGTCCCGAAGACCCCTGTTCGGCTTATCTGCAGATTCAAGCGGGCGAAGGGGGAACAGATGCCTCCGACTGGGCGGCCATGCTGTTGCGAATGTACACCCGCTGGGCCGAAGACCGTGGCTTTGAGACGGAACTGATTGAAATTTCCGAGGCGGAAGAAGCCGGTATTCGCAATGCCACACTCGCCATTCGTGGAGAGTACGTTTACGGTCTGCTAAGAGGTGAAACGGGAGTTCACCGCTTGATTCGCATCAGCCCGTTCGATGGAGCCGGTCGTCGTCAGACATCTTTTGCGGCTGTTGATGTGATCCCGGAACCGGATGACACGATTGATATCGATATCAACTGGGAAGATCCTAAGATCATCCGCGAAGATATCTTTCGCGCCAGTGGTGCGGGTGGTCAGCATGTGAATAAAACATCCTCGGCCATTCGCTTGACTCACTTGCCCACGAATACCGTGGTTCAATGCCAGAACGAACGCAGTCAGCATAAGAATCGCTCGTGGTGCCGCAAAATGCTGGTGGCCAAGCTGCTGCAGCTTGAAACTGTCAAACGGGAAAACGAAGCGGCTCACAAGCGAGGGCAAAAGTCCAAAATTGGCTTTGGTGGCGAAACGATTCGTAACTATGTCCTCAACCCGGAGCAGTTTGTTAAAGATACTCGCACCAATCTGAAAGTTGGCACACCCATGCCCGTCCTCGACGGACGCATTGACGAGTTTCTGGAAGCCTACTTACGCTGGGATATGGCCGAATCGGCGTAA
- a CDS encoding universal stress protein, whose protein sequence is MMIRLERILFPTDFSDFALPAQQYAAELANRLGSTLHLLNVVQDIEMISPDPASPFLLPTGQLPELMAATQENLNSLAKPLQDTGLQVVTAVRSGVPFLEILQYAEEQAIDLIVLGTHGRTGLAHVLLGSTAERITRKSPCPVLTVRPQALKAHAAQSEA, encoded by the coding sequence ATGATGATTCGCCTGGAACGCATTCTGTTCCCGACAGATTTCAGCGATTTTGCCTTACCTGCCCAGCAATATGCCGCCGAACTGGCGAACCGGCTGGGAAGCACCTTGCACCTGCTCAATGTGGTTCAAGATATCGAGATGATCTCTCCCGATCCCGCATCGCCATTTTTGCTCCCCACGGGTCAGTTGCCCGAATTGATGGCTGCGACTCAGGAAAATCTGAATTCTCTGGCGAAACCTCTGCAGGATACTGGCCTGCAAGTGGTGACAGCCGTTCGATCGGGAGTGCCATTTCTGGAAATCCTGCAATATGCCGAAGAGCAGGCGATCGACCTGATTGTGCTGGGAACTCACGGCCGCACGGGCTTAGCCCATGTGCTGCTCGGGAGCACTGCCGAGCGTATTACCCGCAAATCGCCATGCCCTGTCCTGACAGTCCGACCTCAGGCGCTGAAAGCTCATGCTGCCCAGAGTGAGGCGTAA
- a CDS encoding 3-keto-disaccharide hydrolase, with the protein MPRIALPLLNRPVSFNSLLCGTLLLSGCLYNEFEPVATPTSDVAVEAQANLAAENPTPSTSQAAAPATSTAAPTPALEVPSADGNNQLSAEDVEAGWIKLFDGHTLFGWQPNSEAEWIVSNGEIQIPEGPKGLLCTTTRFADFELRCDAWIDTTSNSGIFLRTPLKPTNPAVDCYELNICDQHPAGFTSGSLVARAKPSQTVPTAGGWHTYEATVAGPDVTVKLDGQVMATYKDETANPLKTGFIGLQQNGGPARFRNIYLKPLGFQSLWNGQDLSGWRVVPGSVGTFEVKEKLLHVAGGRGFLETETKADNFILQFTARTLADNLNGGIFFRAMEGTEKAPSHGYEFQIHNGFKNGDRNQPLDHGTGAIFRRVSARRIVANDNAWLTGTLIADGPHFSTWVNGIQMVDWTDSRQPNVNPREGLRLEAGHISLQGHDPTTQFDFKSIQLAPLP; encoded by the coding sequence ATGCCTCGAATCGCCTTGCCACTTCTCAACAGGCCGGTTTCATTCAACAGCCTGCTGTGCGGAACATTACTTCTGAGTGGTTGCCTTTACAACGAATTTGAGCCGGTAGCGACGCCGACCAGTGATGTCGCAGTGGAAGCTCAGGCAAACTTGGCGGCTGAGAATCCCACGCCATCGACAAGCCAGGCGGCAGCACCTGCCACCTCAACGGCGGCTCCTACTCCCGCACTCGAAGTTCCCTCGGCTGATGGAAATAACCAGCTTTCAGCCGAAGATGTTGAAGCGGGTTGGATCAAGCTTTTTGATGGCCACACACTCTTCGGCTGGCAGCCCAACTCTGAAGCCGAATGGATCGTTTCTAATGGTGAAATCCAGATTCCCGAGGGTCCCAAAGGGTTATTGTGCACCACCACCCGCTTTGCTGATTTTGAACTGCGTTGCGATGCCTGGATTGATACGACATCCAACAGTGGCATCTTCCTGCGGACTCCACTCAAGCCCACCAATCCGGCTGTCGATTGCTACGAGTTGAACATCTGCGATCAGCACCCTGCCGGCTTTACCAGTGGCAGTCTTGTGGCGAGAGCCAAACCTTCCCAGACAGTGCCGACAGCAGGTGGCTGGCACACTTATGAAGCGACCGTGGCTGGCCCGGACGTGACCGTGAAACTCGATGGTCAGGTGATGGCAACTTACAAAGATGAAACGGCCAATCCCCTCAAGACGGGCTTTATTGGTCTGCAGCAGAATGGTGGGCCGGCTCGATTTCGAAACATTTACCTCAAACCCCTCGGTTTTCAATCCCTGTGGAATGGCCAGGATCTTTCAGGCTGGCGGGTGGTGCCCGGGAGTGTCGGGACATTTGAAGTCAAGGAAAAGTTGCTGCATGTTGCGGGTGGTCGCGGGTTTCTCGAAACCGAAACCAAGGCTGACAATTTCATTCTGCAGTTCACGGCGCGGACTCTGGCTGACAATCTCAATGGCGGCATCTTCTTCCGAGCGATGGAAGGGACCGAGAAAGCCCCATCCCATGGTTATGAGTTTCAGATTCATAACGGGTTCAAAAATGGCGACCGCAATCAGCCACTGGATCACGGAACGGGTGCGATCTTCCGCCGGGTTTCTGCTCGTCGCATTGTCGCTAACGATAACGCATGGCTGACAGGCACACTCATCGCGGATGGACCACACTTTTCGACGTGGGTGAATGGCATTCAAATGGTGGACTGGACCGACAGCCGACAGCCGAACGTCAATCCCCGTGAAGGACTGCGATTAGAAGCGGGGCACATTAGTTTGCAGGGGCATGACCCCACGACTCAGTTCGATTTCAAATCAATCCAACTGGCGCCACTCCCTTGA
- a CDS encoding tetratricopeptide repeat protein — MQRALGLVVVIALLADAHSTRAEEIREGTRVVVIAEKSELQVSGKPAGTVPECSIFTVGKVSPPWLWIPSQQAYLLQRDVIPFTDAIDHYTRQIAANPTANAYWNRAQIWRMKGELDIALADMNEAIQRSPGVDAWHNNRGLLWRNKGNEEQAISDFNEAIRLNPKIFQAYSNRGNSWRLKGELDKALADYTEALRLTPTSERIKVLNSDERTGGDSSQLTDSRAETYFARGYTWEAKGDLDQAMADYNEAIRLNPRNIHAYYSRGASHFVQGHSKALTDCDKLLELEKGVGEYSAYAIILGNLAARRVDQPAAAAKFLASASKLKNEWPQPIVRYLQRELTADELLQLAVDQDKRTDAECYIGLDALLDNRPDEARTRFQWVDDNGTKTFVAYDMARHELRKLDGSQSKPSP; from the coding sequence ATGCAACGGGCATTGGGGCTGGTCGTGGTGATCGCATTGCTTGCCGACGCGCACAGTACGCGGGCTGAGGAGATTCGCGAGGGAACGCGGGTCGTCGTGATCGCCGAGAAATCCGAACTGCAGGTCTCCGGTAAACCGGCGGGCACCGTGCCGGAATGCTCGATTTTCACCGTGGGCAAAGTGTCCCCCCCCTGGTTGTGGATCCCCTCCCAGCAGGCGTATCTGCTGCAGCGTGATGTCATTCCCTTCACCGACGCCATCGATCACTACACCCGCCAAATCGCGGCGAATCCCACGGCCAATGCCTATTGGAACCGTGCCCAGATCTGGCGAATGAAGGGGGAACTCGACATCGCTCTGGCGGATATGAACGAGGCAATACAACGCAGCCCGGGGGTTGATGCGTGGCACAACAATCGTGGGCTATTGTGGCGAAATAAAGGAAATGAGGAACAGGCCATTTCGGATTTCAATGAGGCCATTCGGCTAAATCCGAAGATTTTTCAAGCATATTCCAACCGTGGTAATTCATGGCGGTTAAAGGGGGAGCTCGACAAAGCCCTGGCCGACTACACAGAGGCCTTGCGACTCACACCAACCTCGGAAAGAATAAAAGTTTTGAACTCTGATGAACGAACTGGCGGCGATTCCTCCCAGCTGACAGACTCCAGAGCCGAAACCTACTTCGCCCGTGGCTACACGTGGGAAGCGAAGGGCGATCTCGATCAAGCGATGGCAGATTACAACGAGGCTATCCGACTCAACCCGAGAAACATACATGCCTACTACAGCCGAGGAGCGAGCCATTTTGTGCAAGGCCACTCCAAAGCTCTCACCGACTGTGATAAACTTCTCGAACTGGAGAAAGGTGTTGGCGAATATTCGGCCTACGCCATCATTCTCGGGAACCTGGCCGCCCGGCGGGTTGACCAGCCTGCCGCAGCCGCGAAATTCCTGGCATCTGCCTCGAAGCTCAAGAACGAGTGGCCGCAACCCATTGTGCGCTACCTCCAGCGGGAACTGACAGCCGACGAATTGCTGCAACTGGCCGTCGATCAGGACAAGCGGACCGATGCCGAGTGCTACATCGGTCTAGATGCTCTCCTCGACAACCGCCCCGACGAAGCCCGGACCCGCTTCCAGTGGGTGGATGACAATGGCACAAAAACCTTCGTTGCGTACGACATGGCCCGCCACGAGTTGCGAAAACTCGACGGCTCCCAGTCAAAGCCCTCCCCATGA
- a CDS encoding LpxI family protein, with translation MMSMDVPGSAQRVGLLAGAGRFPISFAEAAKKQGIKVVCVGVAGMASPELAEHCHIYQEGPLARFGYAMKVFKRHRVDRLIMAGKIEKTVLFQSWRIFRLLPDFRTLRMWYSFATSNRKDDTILLAVIREFERDNFHFDSALDYCPELLVKHGFLTRRKPTDAQWRDIRFGWSLAKEMGRLDVGQSVVVNDMAVIAVEAIEGTDRCIRRAAELCRRGGFTVVKVAKPNQDRRFDVPTIGIQTIRTMHEAGGRVLAVEAGQTIIIDEPEAVELADKLGIAIVSLNADEVEQHIAA, from the coding sequence ATGATGAGCATGGATGTTCCAGGATCCGCGCAAAGAGTGGGCCTGCTGGCAGGTGCTGGCAGGTTTCCGATTTCCTTTGCGGAAGCTGCCAAAAAGCAGGGGATCAAAGTCGTTTGTGTCGGTGTTGCCGGCATGGCTTCTCCCGAGCTGGCAGAGCATTGCCACATCTATCAGGAAGGGCCACTGGCTCGATTTGGCTACGCCATGAAGGTCTTCAAGCGGCATCGCGTTGATCGACTGATCATGGCGGGAAAGATCGAAAAAACCGTCCTGTTTCAGTCGTGGAGAATCTTTCGGCTGCTCCCCGACTTCCGGACACTCCGCATGTGGTACAGCTTTGCCACATCCAACCGCAAAGATGACACCATCTTACTGGCGGTGATCCGCGAGTTTGAGCGTGATAACTTCCATTTCGATTCCGCCCTTGATTATTGCCCGGAGTTGCTTGTGAAACATGGATTTCTCACCCGGCGAAAACCCACCGATGCCCAATGGCGCGACATTCGCTTTGGTTGGAGTCTGGCCAAGGAAATGGGGCGGCTCGATGTCGGCCAGTCAGTCGTGGTGAATGACATGGCAGTCATTGCCGTCGAGGCCATCGAGGGAACCGATCGCTGTATTCGCCGTGCTGCCGAACTCTGCCGTCGCGGCGGATTCACAGTCGTCAAGGTGGCCAAGCCCAATCAGGATCGCCGCTTTGATGTCCCGACAATCGGGATTCAAACGATCCGCACGATGCACGAAGCGGGTGGCCGCGTACTGGCTGTCGAGGCCGGGCAAACGATCATCATCGATGAACCCGAAGCGGTCGAACTGGCCGATAAGCTGGGAATCGCCATTGTCTCCCTCAACGCCGACGAAGTCGAACAGCACATCGCCGCCTGA
- the lpxD gene encoding UDP-3-O-(3-hydroxymyristoyl)glucosamine N-acyltransferase, translated as MAHTIESIASLIGARIVTLDGCVATPQEPVTGAAAIEQAKSGELTFLSEDRHISRLKETSASAVVIHPSQSARVNADYPRLVLLEVEDPQAAFLQVLPLFRIIRSRLKRGISPSAFISSTARIGENCAIGPGAYIGEDVIIGDDCDIHPGASIGAGSRLGRDCQIYSNAVLYHEVSLGDRVIIHANAVLGADGFGYRFEQGRFIKVPQLGGVIIESDVEIGAGATIDRGAVDATVIGAGTKIDNMVMIGHNCRVGRNNVFAAQVGLAGSCSTGDYVRLGGQVGVKDHTHMGTGCMVGAKAGVHRNVPDGETWIGYPASPEAEQKRLVFTLKRVPEMREEMRAMAKRLAELEKLMAEGAGNPLKAAG; from the coding sequence ATGGCTCATACCATCGAGTCCATCGCCTCTTTGATTGGCGCCCGTATTGTCACGCTTGACGGATGCGTGGCCACTCCTCAGGAACCTGTGACCGGTGCCGCAGCGATTGAACAGGCCAAGTCTGGTGAGCTGACCTTCCTTTCCGAAGACCGTCATATCAGCCGGTTGAAGGAAACCAGTGCGTCTGCGGTGGTCATTCACCCCTCACAATCCGCCCGCGTCAATGCGGATTATCCTCGACTTGTACTTCTTGAAGTGGAAGATCCTCAGGCCGCTTTTCTCCAGGTGCTGCCACTCTTCCGTATCATTCGCAGTCGCTTGAAGCGAGGCATTTCTCCTTCGGCCTTTATCAGTTCCACAGCCCGGATTGGCGAAAACTGTGCCATTGGGCCTGGTGCCTATATTGGTGAAGACGTCATCATTGGCGATGACTGCGATATCCATCCAGGTGCCAGTATTGGAGCCGGTTCGCGTCTGGGGCGAGATTGCCAGATCTATTCGAACGCTGTGCTTTATCATGAAGTTTCGCTGGGCGATCGCGTCATCATTCATGCGAATGCGGTCCTGGGTGCCGATGGTTTTGGCTATCGTTTTGAGCAGGGTCGATTTATCAAGGTGCCACAACTGGGTGGTGTGATTATCGAAAGTGATGTGGAAATTGGAGCTGGCGCGACGATCGACCGAGGTGCTGTCGATGCCACTGTCATCGGTGCTGGTACCAAGATCGACAACATGGTCATGATTGGTCACAACTGCCGCGTGGGCCGGAACAACGTCTTTGCTGCTCAAGTGGGTCTCGCAGGTTCCTGCAGCACGGGCGATTATGTCCGGCTGGGTGGCCAGGTGGGTGTGAAAGATCACACACACATGGGCACAGGTTGCATGGTTGGTGCCAAGGCCGGTGTGCATCGCAATGTGCCCGACGGTGAAACCTGGATTGGTTACCCCGCGAGCCCGGAAGCCGAACAGAAGCGACTCGTCTTCACGCTCAAGCGAGTTCCCGAAATGCGGGAAGAAATGCGGGCCATGGCCAAGAGGTTGGCTGAACTTGAAAAATTGATGGCCGAGGGCGCCGGCAATCCTCTCAAGGCCGCTGGTTAA